A single window of Microbispora hainanensis DNA harbors:
- a CDS encoding FAD-binding and (Fe-S)-binding domain-containing protein has translation MSLIHVDPPHRIAPADPAVLAAVEAAVPAITRSRVSDRLGMAHDASHYLLTPQAVVVPESAAQVAALMRAGLPLTFRSGGTSLSGQGVTSHLLVDTRRHFRGVEVLDGGERVRVQPGAVLRQVNARLAAYGRRLGPDPASESACTIGGVVANNSSGMTCGTHANTYRTLESMTLVLPSGTVIDTGAPDADARLHALEPDLAQGLERLRDRIRGNPDSVRRVKAQFSIKNTMGYGLNSFLDHDSPAQILAHLVIGSEGTLAFVAEAVLRTVPLHRLATTGLIVFPTLREAMAAVPEIVTAGPAAIELLDAESLRVAATDPGADDVLRTLEVRDHAALLVEWQESDPELLARREREAGQVFAGMDLAAPARLSGDSAGRAALWRIRKNLYASVAGARPSGTTALLEDVAVPVPTLADLCDELSELFDRYRYERSVIFGHAKDGNLHFMLNERFGTDLGRYADFTEDLVDAVLSRGGTLKAEHGTGRVMAPFVRRQYGEELFEVMREVKRLCDPGGTLNPGVVLTDDPEAHLRDLKPVATVEPEVDRCVECGYCEPVCPSRDLTTTPRQRIVLRRELAAAEAAGDHALARQLEEEYGYDAIDTCAVDGMCATACPVLINTGDLTKRLRAERHGRTARAGWKSAAKHWDAVTRAMDLAMDIAAASPARLAEGAGRAARAVVSPDAVPQWSRDLPRGGTPRRAAPHREADAVYVPSCLNTMFAPADGGPGVMAALLRLAERAGLRLHVPEGVGSLCCGTPWSSKGFGDGYEVMRRRVRDALLTATDGGRLPVVSDAASCTEGFERLTAAGSGPATGAASPAVRVLDAVTFVADHVLPRLPQPPEDRRLASLALHPTCSSTRLGLDAAIAKIAGVVAKRVVVPDGWQCCAFAGDRGLLHPELTASATRAEAASVAEGGFAAHASVNRTCEIGMTRATGKTYHHLLELLDTITA, from the coding sequence ATGAGCCTCATCCACGTGGATCCCCCCCACCGCATCGCCCCGGCGGACCCCGCCGTGCTGGCGGCGGTGGAGGCCGCCGTGCCGGCGATCACCCGGTCCCGGGTGAGCGACCGGCTGGGCATGGCCCACGACGCCTCGCACTACCTGCTGACGCCGCAGGCGGTCGTGGTGCCGGAAAGCGCCGCGCAGGTGGCGGCGCTGATGCGGGCCGGGTTGCCGCTGACCTTCCGCTCCGGCGGCACCAGCCTGTCCGGGCAGGGCGTCACGAGTCATCTGCTCGTCGACACCCGCCGCCACTTCAGGGGTGTCGAGGTGCTCGACGGCGGTGAGCGGGTGCGGGTGCAGCCCGGCGCCGTGCTGCGGCAGGTCAACGCCCGTCTGGCCGCGTACGGCCGCAGGCTGGGCCCCGACCCGGCCAGCGAGTCGGCGTGCACGATCGGCGGGGTCGTCGCCAACAACTCCAGCGGCATGACCTGCGGCACCCACGCCAACACCTATCGGACGCTGGAGTCGATGACGCTGGTGCTGCCCAGCGGCACCGTGATCGACACCGGCGCGCCCGACGCCGACGCGCGCCTGCACGCCCTCGAACCCGACCTGGCCCAGGGGCTGGAACGGCTGCGCGACCGGATCCGCGGCAATCCGGACTCCGTACGCCGGGTCAAGGCGCAGTTCTCCATCAAGAACACCATGGGCTACGGCCTGAACAGCTTCCTCGATCACGACAGCCCGGCGCAGATCCTCGCCCACCTGGTCATCGGCAGTGAGGGCACGCTGGCGTTCGTCGCGGAGGCCGTGCTGCGGACGGTGCCGCTGCACCGCCTCGCCACGACCGGCCTGATCGTCTTCCCGACGCTGCGGGAGGCGATGGCCGCCGTGCCGGAGATCGTCACGGCCGGGCCCGCCGCCATCGAACTGCTCGACGCCGAATCGCTGCGGGTGGCCGCGACCGACCCGGGCGCCGACGACGTCCTGCGCACGCTGGAGGTGCGCGATCACGCGGCGCTGCTGGTGGAGTGGCAGGAGTCCGACCCCGAGCTGCTCGCCCGGCGCGAGCGGGAGGCCGGGCAGGTCTTCGCCGGGATGGATCTCGCCGCTCCGGCCCGGCTCAGCGGCGACAGCGCCGGCCGCGCGGCCCTGTGGCGCATCCGCAAGAACCTGTACGCCTCGGTCGCCGGGGCCCGGCCGTCCGGCACCACCGCGCTGCTGGAGGACGTCGCCGTCCCGGTGCCCACGCTGGCCGATCTCTGCGACGAGCTGTCCGAGCTGTTCGACCGCTACCGCTACGAGCGCAGCGTGATCTTCGGACACGCCAAGGACGGCAACCTGCACTTCATGCTCAACGAGCGCTTCGGCACCGATCTGGGGCGCTACGCCGACTTCACCGAAGACCTGGTGGACGCCGTGCTGTCGCGTGGCGGCACGCTCAAGGCCGAGCACGGCACCGGCCGGGTCATGGCCCCCTTCGTACGCCGCCAGTACGGCGAGGAGCTGTTCGAGGTGATGCGGGAGGTCAAACGGCTGTGCGACCCCGGCGGCACGCTCAACCCCGGCGTCGTGCTCACCGACGACCCCGAGGCGCACCTGCGTGACCTAAAGCCCGTCGCCACCGTCGAGCCCGAGGTCGACCGGTGCGTGGAGTGCGGCTACTGCGAACCGGTCTGCCCCAGCCGCGACCTGACCACCACACCGCGCCAGCGCATCGTGCTGCGCCGCGAGCTGGCCGCGGCCGAAGCGGCCGGCGACCACGCCCTCGCCCGGCAGCTTGAGGAGGAGTACGGCTACGACGCCATCGACACCTGCGCCGTGGACGGCATGTGCGCCACCGCCTGCCCCGTCCTGATCAACACCGGCGACCTCACCAAACGCCTGCGCGCCGAGCGGCACGGCCGCACCGCGCGGGCGGGCTGGAAGTCCGCAGCGAAGCACTGGGACGCGGTGACCCGGGCCATGGACCTCGCGATGGACATCGCCGCCGCGTCCCCGGCCCGGCTCGCCGAGGGCGCCGGCCGGGCCGCCCGCGCCGTCGTGAGCCCGGACGCCGTTCCCCAGTGGAGCCGCGACCTGCCGCGCGGCGGCACGCCCCGGCGCGCGGCGCCGCATCGCGAGGCCGACGCCGTCTACGTGCCGTCGTGCCTGAACACCATGTTCGCCCCCGCCGACGGCGGGCCCGGCGTCATGGCCGCGCTGCTGCGGCTGGCCGAGCGGGCCGGCCTGCGGCTGCACGTGCCGGAGGGCGTCGGCAGCCTGTGCTGCGGCACCCCGTGGTCCTCGAAGGGCTTCGGCGACGGCTATGAGGTCATGCGCCGCCGGGTGCGCGATGCGCTCCTGACCGCGACCGACGGCGGCAGGCTTCCGGTCGTCAGCGACGCCGCCTCGTGCACGGAGGGGTTCGAACGGCTGACCGCCGCGGGGTCCGGACCGGCCACCGGCGCGGCCTCGCCCGCCGTCCGGGTGCTCGACGCGGTGACCTTCGTGGCCGACCACGTGCTGCCGCGGCTGCCGCAGCCGCCGGAGGACCGCCGGCTGGCCTCGCTGGCCCTCCACCCGACCTGCTCGTCCACCCGGCTCGGTCTCGACGCGGCCATCGCCAAGATCGCCGGCGTGGTCGCGAAGCGGGTCGTCGTCCCGGACGGCTGGCAGTGCTGCGCCTTCGCCGGCGACCGTGGGCTGCTGCATCCCGAGCTGACCGCCTCCGCCACCCGCGCCGAGGCCGCCTCGGTGGCCGAGGGCGGCTTCGCCGCGCACGCGTCGGTCAACCGTACGTGCGAGATCGGCATGACCCGCGCCACCGGGAAGACGTATCACCACCTGCTCGAACTGCTCGACACGATCACCGCTTGA
- a CDS encoding DoxX family membrane protein, with protein sequence MKFMKAREVPGRVATGAYILHSGLEKWKGGDEQAAGLHGTAANAFPFLKNIPPRRFLKLLSAAEIATGVALLTPFVPAALAGAALTGFSGSLVALYLRTPALHKPGSIWPTPAGIGISKDVWMLGVGLGLLADAATRRRDG encoded by the coding sequence ATGAAGTTCATGAAGGCCCGGGAGGTGCCGGGGCGGGTGGCCACGGGTGCGTACATCCTGCACTCCGGCCTGGAGAAGTGGAAGGGCGGCGACGAACAGGCCGCCGGGCTCCACGGCACGGCCGCCAACGCCTTTCCGTTCCTGAAGAACATCCCGCCGCGCCGGTTCCTCAAACTGCTGTCCGCGGCCGAGATCGCGACGGGCGTGGCTCTCCTGACGCCGTTCGTGCCCGCCGCGCTCGCCGGAGCCGCGCTCACCGGATTCTCCGGCAGCCTGGTCGCGCTCTACCTGCGTACGCCCGCGCTGCACAAGCCCGGCAGCATCTGGCCGACCCCGGCGGGCATCGGCATCAGCAAGGACGTGTGGATGCTGGGCGTCGGGCTCGGGCTGCTCGCCGACGCCGCGACCCGGCGGCGCGACGGCTGA
- a CDS encoding MarR family winged helix-turn-helix transcriptional regulator, translating to MDSEPGIRPDSGAATPPDLRYAAYARERLAEMSPPADAEAFALAYHLLQLAYVLVTDLETRIHRPRGLTLPGFRLMFKLWLLGPTQPVRLAEISAMSRSAVTNAVNTLERGGLVERRPVPDDGRAVVVALTEAGEAAVREAFAEQTRREREWFACLGPAEREQMTALLARILHTRPADLL from the coding sequence ATGGACAGCGAGCCCGGCATCCGGCCGGATTCCGGCGCGGCCACGCCACCCGACCTGCGGTACGCCGCCTACGCGCGCGAGCGCCTGGCGGAGATGTCGCCTCCGGCCGACGCGGAGGCGTTCGCGCTGGCCTATCACCTGCTCCAGCTCGCCTACGTGCTGGTCACCGACCTGGAGACCCGTATCCACCGGCCGCGCGGTCTGACGCTGCCCGGTTTCCGGCTGATGTTCAAGCTCTGGCTGCTCGGCCCCACCCAGCCCGTACGGCTCGCCGAGATCTCCGCCATGTCGAGGTCCGCGGTGACCAACGCCGTCAACACCCTCGAACGCGGCGGCCTGGTCGAACGGCGACCGGTGCCCGACGACGGCCGCGCGGTGGTCGTCGCGCTGACCGAGGCGGGCGAGGCGGCCGTGCGTGAGGCATTCGCCGAGCAGACCCGCAGGGAGCGGGAGTGGTTCGCCTGCCTCGGCCCCGCGGAGCGCGAGCAGATGACCGCCCTGCTGGCCCGCATCCTCCATACCCGCCCGGCGGATCTTCTGTAG
- a CDS encoding flavin-dependent oxidoreductase produces the protein MRIVIAGAGIGGLTAALSLHAAGFEDVTVHEAAPEIRPLGVGINLLPHAVRELTELGLADRLAEIGVATAELAYFNRYGTPIWSEPRGLAAGYAWPQYSVHRGTLQMLLLEAVVERLGPDSVRSGSRITGPGDEDLLIGADGIHSAVRAHLYPDEGPPPWNGLVLWRGVTYGEPFLTGRSMIMAGDGTQKFVAYPIETGERTLINWIAERPLDGEAPDRGNWNRPADLTEIGRHFADWRFDWLDVPGIIAGAETAYEYPMVDRDPLPRWTFDGITLLGDAAHAMYPIGSNGASQAIIDARVLAYALAQGDLAAYEELRRPATTALQLSNREMGPEVVMKLAHERAPEGFDDIEQVIPHEERAEIAASYKRTAGFDPASLSERPSWSVDRSATS, from the coding sequence GTGCGCATCGTCATCGCCGGAGCAGGCATCGGCGGGCTGACCGCCGCGCTCAGCCTGCACGCGGCCGGGTTCGAAGACGTGACCGTGCACGAGGCCGCCCCCGAGATCCGGCCGCTGGGCGTCGGGATCAACCTCCTCCCCCACGCCGTACGGGAGCTGACCGAGCTGGGGCTGGCCGACCGGCTGGCGGAGATCGGCGTGGCCACGGCCGAACTGGCCTACTTCAACCGCTACGGCACGCCGATCTGGTCCGAGCCCCGGGGACTGGCCGCGGGCTACGCCTGGCCGCAATACTCCGTCCATCGCGGGACGCTCCAGATGCTCCTGCTGGAGGCGGTCGTCGAGCGGCTCGGCCCGGACTCCGTGCGGAGTGGCAGCAGGATCACCGGTCCCGGCGACGAGGACCTGCTGATCGGCGCGGACGGAATCCACTCGGCCGTGCGCGCCCATCTCTACCCCGATGAGGGTCCGCCGCCGTGGAACGGCCTGGTCCTGTGGCGGGGCGTCACCTACGGCGAGCCGTTCCTCACCGGCCGGTCCATGATCATGGCCGGTGACGGCACGCAGAAGTTCGTCGCCTACCCCATCGAGACCGGCGAACGCACACTGATCAACTGGATCGCGGAGCGGCCGCTGGACGGCGAGGCCCCCGACCGGGGGAACTGGAACCGCCCGGCCGACCTGACCGAGATCGGCAGGCACTTCGCCGACTGGCGCTTCGACTGGCTCGACGTGCCCGGGATCATCGCCGGGGCCGAGACCGCGTACGAGTACCCGATGGTCGACCGCGACCCCCTGCCCCGCTGGACCTTCGACGGCATCACGCTCCTCGGCGACGCGGCGCACGCCATGTATCCGATCGGCTCCAACGGCGCCTCCCAGGCGATCATCGACGCCCGCGTGCTGGCGTACGCCCTCGCCCAGGGCGACCTGGCGGCGTACGAGGAGCTGCGCCGGCCGGCCACCACGGCGCTTCAGCTGTCCAACCGCGAGATGGGCCCGGAGGTCGTCATGAAGCTCGCCCACGAGCGGGCGCCCGAAGGGTTCGACGACATCGAGCAGGTCATCCCCCACGAGGAGCGGGCGGAGATCGCCGCCTCCTACAAGCGGACCGCCGGATTCGACCCCGCCTCGCTCAGCGAACGCCCCTCGTGGAGCGTAGATCGGAGTGCCACCTCGTGA
- a CDS encoding DUF3237 domain-containing protein → MNLEPLATFHVDLDPVLDLGDSHWGHRRVVNIVGGTFDGPRLSGTVLPGGADWQVVHADGMISIDTRYTLRTHDGAHIYITTSGVRHGSPEVLDRLGRGEDVDPSEYYFRLFCRFETGDDRYLWLNRTLAVASAARVATAVRYDAYALT, encoded by the coding sequence GTGAACCTCGAACCGCTCGCCACCTTCCACGTGGATCTCGATCCCGTGCTCGACCTCGGCGACTCGCACTGGGGCCACCGCCGTGTGGTCAACATCGTGGGCGGCACGTTCGACGGTCCCCGCCTGTCGGGAACCGTGCTGCCCGGCGGGGCCGACTGGCAGGTCGTCCACGCCGACGGCATGATCAGCATCGACACGCGCTACACGCTGCGCACCCACGACGGCGCGCACATCTACATCACCACCAGCGGAGTCAGGCACGGCTCCCCCGAGGTGCTCGACCGCCTCGGGCGCGGCGAAGACGTGGACCCGTCGGAGTACTACTTCCGGCTGTTCTGCCGCTTCGAGACGGGCGACGATCGATATCTGTGGCTCAACCGCACCCTCGCCGTGGCCTCGGCCGCCCGCGTGGCCACCGCCGTACGCTACGACGCCTACGCCCTGACCTGA
- a CDS encoding CocE/NonD family hydrolase — translation MPKLDRSPFPVTVEHDVPMPMRDGTVLRGSVHRPAHGGPFPALLMRTPYGEDSLRTAPVTPALRAGFAVVLQHCRGRGSSDGEFRPWADEGADGHDTITWITAQPWSNGEVVMSGMSYLAGCALQAAATRPPGLKAVVASMTPHDFHDGLKYHGGAFALGSALNWGALQAMLSLLHAAEAGEDAGPGLAVVLPVLHDQDAAARTLPVGDIPGIPWWRDWTSHVERDAYWEDLADTLRHDRIEVPVMHVAGWFDLFLGGTLENHRRLGGPLVIGPWSHLAPGAAGTGRLFFGAAASGQAIGLEQRELAFLKGEDTGPAVKIFVMGDDVWRDEETWPLERAVETPYYLHTGGLLSPEPPSAYEPATFTFDPRDPVPTVGGPTLLADPTNVGPQDQRDVERRPDVLCYSTEVLASDVEVTGPVSVTLHAETSAASTDWTAKLVDVHPDGRAMSVIDGIVRVAEPSGTFVIDLVATSQVFKAGHRIRVEISSSNFPRFDRNPGTGRSAATEADMVVQHQKVFPDSYITLPIVPR, via the coding sequence ATGCCGAAGCTCGACCGCTCCCCGTTTCCGGTCACCGTCGAGCACGACGTCCCGATGCCGATGCGGGACGGCACCGTCCTGCGCGGCTCCGTCCACCGGCCGGCCCACGGCGGCCCGTTCCCGGCGCTGCTCATGCGCACGCCGTACGGCGAGGACTCGCTGCGGACGGCGCCGGTGACGCCCGCGCTGCGGGCCGGGTTCGCGGTGGTGCTGCAGCACTGCCGGGGGCGCGGGAGCAGCGACGGCGAGTTCCGGCCGTGGGCGGACGAGGGCGCCGACGGCCACGACACGATCACCTGGATCACCGCGCAGCCCTGGTCGAACGGCGAGGTCGTCATGAGCGGCATGTCCTACCTCGCCGGGTGTGCCCTCCAGGCGGCGGCGACCCGCCCGCCGGGGCTGAAGGCCGTGGTCGCCTCCATGACGCCACACGACTTCCACGACGGCCTCAAGTATCACGGCGGGGCCTTCGCCCTGGGCTCGGCACTCAACTGGGGTGCGCTGCAGGCGATGCTCAGCCTGCTGCACGCCGCCGAGGCGGGCGAGGACGCCGGCCCGGGTCTGGCCGTGGTCCTTCCCGTGCTGCACGACCAGGACGCCGCGGCACGCACCCTGCCGGTCGGCGACATCCCCGGCATCCCCTGGTGGCGCGACTGGACCTCGCACGTGGAACGCGACGCCTACTGGGAGGACCTGGCCGATACCCTGCGCCACGACCGCATCGAGGTGCCGGTCATGCACGTGGCGGGCTGGTTCGACCTGTTCCTCGGCGGGACGCTGGAAAACCACCGCCGTCTCGGTGGTCCTCTGGTCATCGGCCCCTGGTCCCACCTCGCGCCGGGCGCCGCGGGCACCGGGCGGCTGTTCTTCGGGGCCGCCGCCTCGGGGCAGGCGATCGGGCTGGAGCAGCGGGAGCTCGCGTTCCTGAAGGGCGAGGACACCGGCCCCGCCGTGAAGATCTTCGTGATGGGCGACGACGTCTGGCGGGACGAGGAGACCTGGCCGCTGGAGCGCGCCGTCGAGACCCCCTACTACCTGCACACCGGCGGGCTCCTCTCCCCCGAGCCTCCCTCGGCGTACGAGCCGGCGACCTTCACCTTCGACCCGCGCGACCCGGTCCCGACCGTCGGCGGCCCGACCCTGCTGGCCGATCCCACCAACGTCGGCCCGCAGGACCAGCGCGACGTGGAGCGGCGGCCCGACGTGCTCTGCTACTCGACCGAGGTGCTCGCCTCCGACGTCGAGGTGACGGGCCCGGTGTCGGTGACCCTGCACGCGGAGACCTCCGCCGCCTCGACCGACTGGACGGCCAAGCTCGTGGACGTCCATCCCGACGGCCGGGCGATGAGCGTGATCGACGGCATCGTCCGCGTCGCCGAGCCGTCCGGGACGTTCGTCATCGATCTGGTGGCCACCAGCCAGGTCTTCAAGGCCGGTCACCGGATCCGGGTGGAGATCTCCAGCTCCAACTTCCCCCGTTTCGACCGCAACCCCGGCACCGGCCGGAGCGCGGCGACCGAGGCGGACATGGTCGTCCAGCACCAGAAGGTCTTCCCCGACTCGTACATCACGCTGCCGATCGTCCCCCGCTGA
- a CDS encoding HNH endonuclease, with amino-acid sequence MTSVKVYVGVTDDRWYRFLAGRPDLSEVNFWRPSSGREFRAIDHGEPFFFKTHHPHNRVVGGGFFSGFAPLRVSEAWEFFGQGNGAVSLGELRQQVGKYRSRPMMLGEDPVIGCVIIRDVFFYPEDRVAGPPPGFASNIVQGKSYDLAVHPAAGYFYDLLNRAGIGGDVDLSEPWHRDGPIFGDPRMAPRRLGQQAFQAVVLHAYERRCAITGDRIRPVLQAAHIRPVTKGGEHRLDNGLLLRSDVHTLFDRGYLAVDPEHRLLVSPRLREEFGNGEEFYRRAGQEIAVPGRPRDRPNRESIEWHLDEVFLRT; translated from the coding sequence ATGACCTCCGTGAAGGTGTACGTCGGGGTGACCGACGACAGGTGGTACCGCTTTCTGGCGGGACGTCCCGACCTGAGCGAGGTCAATTTCTGGCGGCCCTCCAGCGGACGGGAGTTCCGCGCGATCGACCACGGCGAGCCGTTCTTCTTCAAAACGCACCATCCGCACAACCGCGTGGTCGGCGGTGGGTTCTTCAGCGGCTTCGCGCCTCTCCGAGTGTCCGAGGCATGGGAGTTCTTCGGGCAGGGAAACGGCGCCGTGAGCCTGGGAGAACTGCGTCAGCAGGTGGGCAAATACCGTAGCCGACCGATGATGCTCGGCGAGGACCCGGTCATCGGCTGCGTCATCATCCGCGACGTCTTCTTCTATCCCGAGGATCGTGTCGCCGGACCACCGCCCGGCTTCGCTTCGAACATCGTGCAGGGCAAGAGCTACGACCTTGCCGTTCACCCTGCCGCTGGTTACTTCTACGATTTGCTGAACCGGGCCGGGATCGGCGGGGACGTCGACCTGTCCGAGCCGTGGCATCGCGACGGGCCCATCTTCGGCGACCCCAGGATGGCTCCACGAAGGCTCGGTCAGCAGGCGTTCCAGGCCGTCGTCCTCCATGCATACGAACGGCGTTGCGCGATCACCGGTGACCGGATCAGGCCGGTCCTGCAGGCCGCACACATCCGTCCGGTCACGAAGGGCGGCGAGCACCGGTTGGACAACGGGCTCCTGCTCCGCTCGGACGTGCACACGCTCTTCGACCGCGGTTATCTGGCGGTCGACCCCGAGCATCGGTTACTGGTCAGCCCGCGCCTGCGCGAGGAGTTCGGCAACGGCGAGGAGTTCTACCGGCGGGCCGGGCAGGAAATCGCGGTCCCCGGCCGGCCCCGCGACCGGCCGAACCGGGAATCCATCGAGTGGCATCTCGACGAAGTCTTCCTCCGTACGTAG
- a CDS encoding RNA 2'-phosphotransferase, translating to MDEQRLVRVSKYLAKHLRHQPERIGIELDAHGWVDIDVLLTAAASNGFPISRAELEQVVAGNDKRRYVIGGDRIRASQGHSVPVDLDLPVAEPPPVLYHGTVARNVEPIRVEGLRPMARHHVHLSPDRETATRVGARRGKPVVLVVDAGAMYAAGHHFRVSANGVWLVDHVPPDFIRW from the coding sequence GTGGACGAACAGCGGCTGGTGCGGGTCTCGAAGTACCTCGCCAAGCACCTGCGCCACCAGCCCGAGCGCATCGGCATCGAACTCGACGCGCACGGCTGGGTGGACATCGACGTGCTGCTGACGGCGGCGGCCTCGAACGGGTTCCCGATCTCGCGTGCCGAGCTGGAGCAGGTGGTCGCCGGCAACGACAAACGGCGATACGTGATCGGGGGTGATCGCATCCGCGCCAGCCAGGGGCACTCGGTGCCCGTCGACCTCGACCTGCCGGTGGCCGAGCCGCCTCCGGTCCTCTACCACGGCACGGTCGCCCGGAACGTCGAGCCGATCCGCGTGGAGGGGCTGCGGCCGATGGCCCGCCATCACGTCCACCTGTCGCCGGACCGGGAGACCGCCACCCGGGTCGGCGCACGCAGGGGGAAGCCGGTCGTGCTCGTGGTCGACGCGGGCGCTATGTACGCGGCGGGGCATCACTTCCGGGTGAGTGCCAACGGCGTCTGGCTGGTGGACCACGTCCCGCCGGACTTCATCCGCTGGTGA
- a CDS encoding helix-turn-helix domain-containing protein: MDSSILEKVRELRGQGNSPKQIARALGMAPAAVAPYIRAVAEQTGGQAAEPEVAGCWINAGWSEGLTIPDTTGWADDAPDGQETAGTVSVIVARKHGWDKLSVCAYLVDVYCLGVKHALGPDVMNEVELHRFLTRYFRIYPRGRREAPLDLVRHLVFGAVDYARDLGFEPTADFAATAGHLGTWDEKSAITFGKDGKPLYLAGPDDDVRHVVKTLERRVGPPPNFDFFAPMPESQISLGGHRLA; the protein is encoded by the coding sequence ATGGACAGCTCGATCCTGGAGAAGGTCCGCGAACTGCGCGGACAGGGCAACTCCCCCAAGCAGATCGCCCGGGCCCTGGGCATGGCGCCTGCGGCGGTCGCGCCGTACATCAGGGCGGTGGCCGAGCAGACGGGCGGGCAGGCCGCCGAACCCGAAGTCGCGGGGTGCTGGATCAACGCGGGCTGGAGCGAGGGGCTGACCATCCCGGACACGACCGGCTGGGCGGACGACGCCCCGGACGGCCAGGAGACGGCGGGCACGGTGAGCGTCATCGTGGCGCGCAAGCACGGCTGGGACAAGCTGTCGGTCTGCGCCTACCTCGTCGACGTCTACTGCCTCGGCGTCAAGCACGCCCTGGGCCCCGACGTGATGAACGAAGTGGAGCTGCACCGCTTCCTCACCAGGTATTTCCGGATCTACCCGCGGGGCCGGCGGGAGGCGCCGCTCGATTTGGTGCGGCACCTCGTCTTCGGCGCGGTCGACTACGCCCGCGATCTCGGCTTCGAGCCGACGGCGGACTTCGCCGCGACGGCCGGCCACCTCGGCACCTGGGACGAGAAGTCGGCCATCACGTTCGGCAAGGACGGCAAGCCCCTCTATCTCGCGGGCCCGGACGACGACGTCAGGCACGTGGTGAAGACGCTGGAGCGGCGGGTCGGCCCGCCGCCCAACTTCGACTTCTTCGCCCCGATGCCCGAGTCGCAGATCTCCCTGGGCGGTCACCGGCTCGCCTGA
- a CDS encoding helix-turn-helix domain-containing protein has protein sequence MAASGRPVVIDIRTRRAAEERGKATPDGSDPLLRTVYGEILRDERLDQDRTLDDVARAVGMSKQYLSEVERGRKEPSSEMLHSVCDALGLPIEHLLTRAVRRITASRRIATGRPSGTPRVELLAA, from the coding sequence ATGGCAGCATCGGGCCGACCAGTGGTCATCGACATCCGGACGCGCCGGGCCGCCGAGGAGCGCGGCAAAGCGACTCCCGACGGCTCTGACCCGTTGCTGCGCACGGTGTACGGGGAGATCCTCCGCGACGAGCGGCTGGACCAGGACCGCACACTCGACGACGTGGCGCGTGCGGTGGGCATGTCGAAGCAGTATCTGTCGGAGGTCGAGCGCGGCCGCAAGGAGCCGTCGTCGGAGATGCTGCACTCGGTGTGCGACGCGCTCGGGTTGCCGATCGAGCACCTGCTCACCCGTGCCGTCCGGCGGATCACGGCGTCGCGGCGGATCGCGACCGGCAGGCCGTCCGGCACGCCACGGGTGGAGCTGCTGGCGGCGTGA
- a CDS encoding ClpP family protease, with product MSQYTIPYVVEKTPVGERSFDIFSRLLNERIIFLGTEIDDGVANVVMAQLLHLEAESPDQEINLYINSPGGSSTAMLAIYDTMQFIRAKVATYCMGQAASAAAVLFAAGAPGRRFMLGHSRVLLHQPSTQGQGTISDLTLQAAEVLRVRAQTEEILSRHTGVEVARLREDTDRDRIFTAREAVEYGLADEVISAREPS from the coding sequence ATGAGCCAGTACACGATTCCGTACGTGGTCGAGAAGACCCCGGTGGGGGAGCGGTCGTTCGACATCTTCAGCCGGCTGCTCAACGAGCGGATCATCTTCCTCGGCACGGAGATCGACGACGGCGTCGCCAACGTCGTGATGGCACAGTTGCTGCACCTGGAGGCGGAGAGCCCGGACCAGGAGATCAACCTGTACATCAACTCCCCGGGCGGCTCGTCGACCGCGATGCTCGCGATCTACGACACCATGCAGTTCATCCGCGCGAAGGTCGCGACGTACTGCATGGGCCAGGCGGCCTCCGCCGCCGCGGTGCTGTTCGCCGCCGGCGCCCCCGGGCGGCGTTTCATGCTCGGCCACTCCCGCGTGCTGCTCCACCAGCCGTCCACGCAGGGGCAGGGCACCATCTCCGACCTGACCCTGCAGGCGGCCGAGGTGCTGCGCGTGCGCGCGCAGACCGAGGAGATCCTCAGCCGCCACACCGGGGTGGAGGTCGCGCGGCTGCGCGAGGACACCGACCGCGACCGCATCTTCACCGCCCGAGAGGCCGTCGAGTACGGCCTGGCCGACGAGGTGATCAGCGCTCGCGAGCCGTCGTAG